The Priestia megaterium NBRC 15308 = ATCC 14581 region CCAAACATGCCTATACCGAGCACGACAATTAATAAAATAAACCAAAATGTAGCATTAAGCAGGTATTTATATAGTCCGTCATAATAATCATGCATATACTCACCCCATTATGTTTTTTATAGTATGGGCGAGTAGCAGGGCAATATATGTATTCATTTCTTTTCAATAGCAGGCCTAAAACGAGAAATGATTAGCTTATTTCTAACATATTTATGAAAGGGAAATCTCATACTAAAACCTAAGAGGCGATAAAATGAGAAAGAATCGATCAGCAGGGATTTTTGGGGGGCTGATGCTTCTTTCATGGTTAACCATCCCTTTTATAGGACGACAGCATATTAAGCGCTATTTATCATCTACTATGTTTATTTCCTTTTTAATCATGGTTGAAAGCTATATTGCTGAAAAAAAGAAGTGGTGGATATTCCCTAATCCTCCTCATCCATATCTAACAGGTGAAGCTGCTTTACTTTTAGGTCCATTTTTAGCAGGTTCTTTATGGATTAAAAAGTTCACATATGGCCATTTTGGAAGGTATATGTTATTAAATGCAATCGTAGATACATTTTTTGTTTATCCTTTTCAACGAGCTATGAGCCGTGCAAAGCTTTTTAGGGTAGGCACATTTAAAAAGTACCATTTGCTAGGTACCTTTCTGTTGAAAGCTGCTTTAATGTACGTTTACCAACATCTAGTAGTAGAGAAACTGAAACCTCAGCGTGCTTTAAAAAATAATCCTATAGAATAATGGGACAGGCAGGGAACCGTGATTTTCTTGCCTGCTATTTTAATGCCCCAGATGTCATTCCTGAAATGAAATGCTTTTGCAAAAACACGTACGCAATCAATAATGGGATAGAAGAAAGAACGACTGCTGAAAACAGCATAGGGTAATTAGTCAGAAATTCCCCTTGAAAGTCCAATAGTGCAATAGGCAGCGTTTTTACTTCTTTAGATTTTAACAATAGCAAAGGGAATAACAGATCATTCCACACAATCACAAACGAAAAAATTCCTACTGTAGCCATTGATGGTATTGAGAGTCGAAGAGCGATTTTTGAATATATTTTCCACTCTGACGCTCCGTCCATGCGAGCAGCTTCGAATAGTTCCCTTGGCAAAGTTTTCATAAAACCCGTGATAATAAACACACCGATGGGAAGCAAAAAACTTATAGAGACGATAATGACGCCTGTTAGCGTATTGACGAGTCCAAGCTTATTCATCAGCAAAAAGACAGGAATCATATTGACTTGAGTAGGGACAATCATTCCGCAAACAAAAAAGCCGTATACAATCCAGCCAAGCTTTTGAGGTAGTTGAATAATAGCATAAGCAATCATGCTTGAAAACCATAGAATAAAAAACGTGCTAAAGACGGTAACAATCACGCTGTTTTTAATATAGCCAAAGATGGGTTCATTGACGAGCAGCTGTTTATAATTTTCAATATTCCAGCCTGCTGGTAATCCGATTGGGTTGCTGTAAAGTTCAGGCGTTGTTTTAAAGGTTGTTAATAAAACCAAGCTTAAGGGCAACAGAATGATCAAACCGTATATCCCTAAAATCAGTTGTCTGAATGGGTTTTGTTTCATAAAAGAATCTCCTTTTACATTTTGGTCAAGCGAAGTACGCGAAATTGAAGAAACGTTAAAAGAGCAATTACAATCATAAATACAACTGAAATGGCAGAGGCATAGCCGAAACGAAAATTAATAAAAGCTTCGTGATAAAGAAGTGTCGAAAGAATTTCAGTTGAGTTGGAGGGACCTCCATTTGTCATTGCAATGATTAAATCAAATGCTTTAAAACTTTGTATGGTCGTATAAGCTACAACCATTGTCGTAGCTGGAGCTAAAAGAGGCCACGTAATGCGCTTGAATTTTTGCCATCGTGTTGCTCCATCAATACTAGCAGCTTCATATAACTCACTGGGAATAGCTTGAATTCCAGCTACAAAAATAATAAGCATTTGACCAGTATGTGCCCAAAATTGTACAAAAGCCAAGCTGTAAATTGCGATATGTCCATTTCCAATCCAAGACTGGGTCCAATGCTCAAGGCCTATTTTACTTAAAAACAGGTTAACTCCTCCAATGTTGGGGTCATACATAAAGTTCCACGTGAAGGCAATCGATACGGACGAAATAATCGTCGGTACAAAAAAGAGTGAGCGATAAAATGTATTCCATGCAGAATTTTTATAAAGTAAAAGTGCAAATCCCAAGCTCAATAAAGTTTGAAAGATCAGCACGCCAATTGTGAATTTTAAGTTGTTTGTAAGAGACTGTGTAAAAATAGCATCGTTTGTTAAAATTTCTTTGAAGTTTTGAAACCCTACAAATGAGAACTGAGAAGACAATCCATTCCAATCAGTTGTGCTTAAAAATAAAGCAGAAAGCGTTGGCAATGCAAAGAAAACAGTATATATGATAAAGCCGGGAAGTAAAAACAACCATAGATGTCGGCTTTTAGAGATACTTTTAAATGAAAAGAGAGGAAAAGAGAACGAAGGGGTTCTCTTTTCTTCTTCTTGAATAGACGTATTAGTTTTTAGCGACACGTTCTACCTCTCCTTGTGCTTTTTCAGCAGCTTTTTTCGCTGACATACCGGATAGTACGTCCTGTACAGATGTTTCAACAGCTTTTGATACGCGCTCATTTAAAATTGTAAATCGAGGTTGGAAGACCGTTTTTTTGCCTTTCCATTTTGCGCTTTCTTTGAGTTCAGGTGAATTATATTTCACGTCTTTGACCGTTAATAACTGGCCAGTAGCATTCGCATACTCAGAAGAAATCTTTGGATCTGCAAGGAAAGTTAAAAATTTCTTAGCAGCTTCTTTGTGTTTTGATTTTTCAGCAACACCTAATAAGAATGTCGTGGTATGAACACCTTCGTATTTTGCTTTATCTTGATCCACTGTAATCGGTGCAAGCAAACCTTGATCAATCTTCGGATTTTGCTGTTTGACTGTAGCCATCATATAAGAACCTTGAGCAAGCATTGCGCCTTTTTCCTGAGCAAAAAGTGCTGCAGCACTTTCTTTTTTCGTACCAAGAGCATCTTTTTGGAAGTAACCTTTGTCATTTAATTCTTTAATTTGGGATAGGGTTTTGATAAACCATTCATCAGTTAGCTTGCGCTTGCCCGTTTCTACTTCGTGAAGGGCGTTGTTTGTAGGTTCGTTATTCATAATCATTGGATTAATAAATTGAGAAGGACTTACGTCTCCTGAAAATAAAATCGGCGTGTATCCATTTTTCTTTAATGTTTCAGATGTTTTTAAAAAGCTATTCCAATCTTTAGGAACATCTAAATTTAATTTTTCAAAAATGCCTTTGTTATAGACAGGGATGTTATAGACTAGCTGATAAGGAAGAGCATATTGCGTATTATCCGCTTTCCCCGCTTGGATTAGCTTTTCGTCAAATTTGCTGAGTAAGTTTTGGTCGTCCAACTTTGCAAAACCGTTTGCTTTGCGAATCGTTTCAAATTGACTTCCTGGAAAACTAGCAAATACATCGATACCTTCTCCAGATAGTAGAGATCCTTGAATTTGTGATTGATAGGAATCAGAAGGAAAGACGGTCATTTCTACATGAATATTTGGATTTTTCTTTTCAAATTGCTCAATGATAGAATCAAAAGCTTTCGAATCTTCTCCTCGCCAATGCGTAAAGTTAATGGTTACTTTTTTAGAAGAGTCGCTGCTGTCGCCGCTTGTTGAACTGTTTTTGCCGCAGCCTGCGATGATCACGGTGAGCATTGCTAACAGAATTAATAATTTTTTCATTTTAGTTCCCCCACTTATAGAATTCATTTTAGATAGTTATTGGTCAATTTTGATACGGTTGGTAGATGCCTGGTCAAAGAAATGAGCATGATTCATTTGAAAATGAAATGGAAAGTGCTGATAAACTTGAATATGTTCATCCCCAGGGATTTTAGCCACAAAGAGCTGGTCTCCTAAACTACTGTATAGCATATACTCTGCTCCTAATAACTCAGACACATCTACCGGTAATGAAATATGAGGAGCATCAGAAGAGGCCCGCGTAATATGCTCAGGTCGAATTCCTATAGTAACGAACTGATTGTTGTAGCCTTTTTCATGTAACGAATGCATTTGATTTTCTGTCAGTTGAAACTCATGTTCACTGATGTGCAGTTTGTTGTTCACTACTTTTCCTGTGAAAAAGTTCATTCCCGGTGATCCTATAAAACTAGCTACAAACGTATTCTCTGGAGCATTATATATTTGCATAGGTGAACCTATTTGCTGAATTTTTCCATCTTTCATAACTACAATTCTGCTTGCCATCGTCATCGCTTCTGTTTGATCGTGGGTTACATAAATAATGGTCGTCTGCAACCTCTGATGAAGCTTACTAATTTCAGCTCGCATTTGTACGCGAAGCTTGGCATCAAGGTTAGATAAAGGCTCATCCATTAAAAAAATTTGGGCATTCCGTACAATGGCTCTTCCTAAAGCCACCCGCTGACGCTGCCCTCCTGATAACGCTTTTGGCTTGCGTTTTAAATAGGGTTCTAAGTCCAAAATACGAGCCGCTTCTCGAACGCGCTCATCAATTTCTTGTTTTGGGACTTTGCAGAGCTGCAAGCCAAATGCCATGTTGTCGTAAACTGTTAAATGAGGGTAAAGCGCGTAGTTTTGAAACACCATTGCAATATCTCGGTCCTTAGAAGGTAAATCGTTTGCACGATCTCCATTAATAAGCAATTCTCCTTCTGTTATCGATTCAAGGCCGGCGATCATTCGAAGGGTAGTGGATTTGCCGCACCCTGAAGGGCCTACAAATACAATAAATTCTTTGTCTTGAATATGAAGATTGAAATTATCAACTGCAAGACTATCTTTTCGGTATTTTTTATACACATGCTGTAACTGCAGTTCTGCCATTTTTTCTCCTTTCAGCAGGCTTTTAAAAAAATAAAAGCCTCTAATTGCACAGACGGTTTGTACGTGTATCTGGCAATTAGAGGCTATCGGTTGACCGGTAAGCCTGTATTATGTAGTTTTGAGTGATTGAATCTGTAAGTAATTTTAAAATATATTATTCCTATATGTCAAGTGAGAATTAAGATATTTTAATAAGTTCGATTATTTTCTTAAATGAAAGAAGCCACTTATTAAGCTAGAGATGCTGGTTTTGAGAATAAAACAAACAGCTGGTGTGTAGAATGATAGTATTCACTTTTATAGTAAGCACTACAGAGAGAGGATGTTTATAAATGGATAGAAACACGGAGTTCACTATGATTCGTCAAGCGTTGGAAAACAGCTATCATTTAATGCAGCAGGGAATAGAAGTAAGCGGAGAAACGCTTACTCAGCTGGAACAAGCAAAAGCCGAGTATGAAGCGGCCTTTTTATTGTCTCAGTCCACGGACTCAAAATTCCGCTGTAATTAATTTTTAATAGTACTTATTCCGTTTGTGCTCTATACACTCAGCTTTTATACAAAAAGGTTCTGTCCTTACAGGCAGAACTTTTTTATGTTCAGCTCTTTTTATTGACATTTTAGATAAAGTAGTCAATAATTAAGTTTTGCTTACATGAGAAATTTACTAGATAAAAAGAAGTGAAGCTAATTTTTATTGATAGATATTTACATAAATAAAGGAGTCAGTATCGATGATGAGAGAGCGGTTGCCTTTTACAATTGAGCGGGATGAAAACTTTTTTGACAAATTAAATGAATGGATAGGTGATGTTTTTTATGAACATCTTCCAGACGCGGGGTTAGAACTTCGGGATGAACAAATTTTTATGGCTTTTCAAATCGAACGAGCTTTTAAAGAAAAAAATGTAATATTTGCAGAAGCAGGTGTAGGAACAGGGAAAACTATTGTGTATTTACTGTACGCTATTTGTTATGCAAGGTATATTGGCAAGCCAGCTATTATTGCCTGTGCGGATGAAACATTAATTGAACAGTTAGTAAAAGCCGAAGGAGACATTGCAAAGCTCTCTGGTATTTTAGATATTAACATGGATGTTCGCCTAGCAAAATCTCAAGATCAGTATCTGTGTTTAAAGAAATTAGATGCTGTGACAGCACGAACAGATAATGAAAACATTGAAGAAATTTACGATACGCTTCCTGATTTTGTTCATGATCATAGCGGTATGCAGTCGTTCTATCACTACGGAGACCGTAAAGAATATCCTCATTTAACGGATGAGGAATGGAATCAAATTAACTGGGATACGTTTCAAGACTGTTCTTCCTGTGAGCAGCGTCATAGATGCGGCTTAACGCTTTCACGTGAGCACTATAGAAAAGCACATGACTTAATTATTTGCTCTCACGATTTTTACATGGAGCACATTTGGACATATGAAGCCCGCAAGCGTGAAGGACAGCTTCCCCTTCTTCCTGAAAGCAGCTGTGTTGTATTTGATGAAGGTCACCTGCTGGAATTTGCTGCACAAAAGGCTTTAACATATCGCATTCA contains the following coding sequences:
- a CDS encoding carbohydrate ABC transporter permease; the protein is MKQNPFRQLILGIYGLIILLPLSLVLLTTFKTTPELYSNPIGLPAGWNIENYKQLLVNEPIFGYIKNSVIVTVFSTFFILWFSSMIAYAIIQLPQKLGWIVYGFFVCGMIVPTQVNMIPVFLLMNKLGLVNTLTGVIIVSISFLLPIGVFIITGFMKTLPRELFEAARMDGASEWKIYSKIALRLSIPSMATVGIFSFVIVWNDLLFPLLLLKSKEVKTLPIALLDFQGEFLTNYPMLFSAVVLSSIPLLIAYVFLQKHFISGMTSGALK
- a CDS encoding carbohydrate ABC transporter permease, which encodes MSLKTNTSIQEEEKRTPSFSFPLFSFKSISKSRHLWLFLLPGFIIYTVFFALPTLSALFLSTTDWNGLSSQFSFVGFQNFKEILTNDAIFTQSLTNNLKFTIGVLIFQTLLSLGFALLLYKNSAWNTFYRSLFFVPTIISSVSIAFTWNFMYDPNIGGVNLFLSKIGLEHWTQSWIGNGHIAIYSLAFVQFWAHTGQMLIIFVAGIQAIPSELYEAASIDGATRWQKFKRITWPLLAPATTMVVAYTTIQSFKAFDLIIAMTNGGPSNSTEILSTLLYHEAFINFRFGYASAISVVFMIVIALLTFLQFRVLRLTKM
- a CDS encoding ABC transporter substrate-binding protein, whose product is MKKLLILLAMLTVIIAGCGKNSSTSGDSSDSSKKVTINFTHWRGEDSKAFDSIIEQFEKKNPNIHVEMTVFPSDSYQSQIQGSLLSGEGIDVFASFPGSQFETIRKANGFAKLDDQNLLSKFDEKLIQAGKADNTQYALPYQLVYNIPVYNKGIFEKLNLDVPKDWNSFLKTSETLKKNGYTPILFSGDVSPSQFINPMIMNNEPTNNALHEVETGKRKLTDEWFIKTLSQIKELNDKGYFQKDALGTKKESAAALFAQEKGAMLAQGSYMMATVKQQNPKIDQGLLAPITVDQDKAKYEGVHTTTFLLGVAEKSKHKEAAKKFLTFLADPKISSEYANATGQLLTVKDVKYNSPELKESAKWKGKKTVFQPRFTILNERVSKAVETSVQDVLSGMSAKKAAEKAQGEVERVAKN
- a CDS encoding ABC transporter ATP-binding protein, with protein sequence MAELQLQHVYKKYRKDSLAVDNFNLHIQDKEFIVFVGPSGCGKSTTLRMIAGLESITEGELLINGDRANDLPSKDRDIAMVFQNYALYPHLTVYDNMAFGLQLCKVPKQEIDERVREAARILDLEPYLKRKPKALSGGQRQRVALGRAIVRNAQIFLMDEPLSNLDAKLRVQMRAEISKLHQRLQTTIIYVTHDQTEAMTMASRIVVMKDGKIQQIGSPMQIYNAPENTFVASFIGSPGMNFFTGKVVNNKLHISEHEFQLTENQMHSLHEKGYNNQFVTIGIRPEHITRASSDAPHISLPVDVSELLGAEYMLYSSLGDQLFVAKIPGDEHIQVYQHFPFHFQMNHAHFFDQASTNRIKIDQ